The DNA segment TTGTTACCAATTTTATATCCCATACCAGCAACCATTACTGACTTTGCTTCAACAATTCATCTCCATACGTTTGAAGTTGAATGTTTTTTCTCGATAGAGTTAATGGAAAATATAGTACATAAATACTTTGCATGAAGAATTCTACACCATAACTgttcgatttttttttgaaacatctCCAACCGTATTTGgctaaaatagtacaattttacctttaaagtTGGCATCCAAGAACAGTTTTGCCGCTAACGTTGACATGTTGGTTATTTTttagacatcattataaaacataaatatttttttcttattctgcatcaattgaatattggttgattttttttcttattctgCAACGGTGAacattgttgtcgtgtgaccgagaggtcacgagttcgagtcttaggagtagcctcttaccaaaaaaaattggcaaaGAAAGtattgcccccaatacacccttgtggtaggacccctccccggaccctcgcttagcgaggacgcgtagtgcaccgggctgccttttaataataaattggaGATTAAATTGCAACATGGTTTGACAATATGTTTTTATACTCTCTTTTTTGCCACATCTAGACTAAAATGATACTGTTTTGATGTCAGCTAGAAAAAGAAGATGCCAATCTTAGCATAACTACCCTCTAATGTCAttttagtttcatttttcataaCTCTCTTAATTCAAAGCATGAGATGAAACTAATTCAAAACATGAGATGAGATAAGAACCAAAAAAACCAACCAAGTCAGTGTATACCTACTACCTAtataattaaaaagttaaaagcTAATTACTTACCAGATGAATAATAATTTGTAGATTTTTTGGCATTACAAGTGTATAAATTATTCCATTCTACTTTTCAAATACTATATTTGCATTTTATCTCTTCCACTATAAGGTAATTACTTATATGATTATTAGcaaatcaaaacttatttattaaaaaCATATTAATCATAATAAATCCACAATAATTAGAACTGCTACTAACCAATGGAGAcaacttttattatttattcaactcccaaaataaataaataaaaatacagcAATCCTGGCCTAACTGTACAATGAAAGCCCTTacataaaaaagaagaaaaaagtaAAAGAAATAGCTGTTGCGATTTACAGCTAAATGCAAGAAATTCTTGCTTAAATAGAATTCATAAAGACCCAAGATGAGGATCTGATCTGATCCCATGTTTCGTTGACCAAAACAACATAAATATCAACTGTAGATATCATTCTATTTGCTCCCCTTCCAtctaataatttcaaataagaCTTAAACTCCACCTTCTAACAATCTAACATTATTCACAAATGGCTTCAAGATAATCAAATCAAAGAATAAGCTTTTTGCCAAACACTTATGAAACAGATGCTTCGATGGCGAAAATGATGGTGCTTGCAATTACCTATGCCCCTTTCCCTTGTTGCCCGCTAGATACATTCGGGAATTACCATTCATCACTTCTTTCTACTGTGTTTTGAAGATCGAGAAAACTATGAAAGAGGATGCTAGTGAATAGCTCACCTGCCCCTGCCTATGAAAGATACGACATTCGATTCAGTTTTTCGGAGTTTCGCAAGTTGATTAGTAAAGCTTGATTCTCGTCTTTATGGAGCATCGACATATGGGGCACAACTGGAGGTCCTCTCCACATTCACAACAGGTCTGCAAAACATGTGTATATCAAACTTTTCTTTCGATCTCAATGACGTATACGAAATGAAAGCAGAAGAAAAAGCTCGAAAATTACCTGATGTCCACATCCAAAGGCCATATTCTTTTTATTAGTAAGACAAATGGGGCAAACCTAATCAGAGTGGATAAAAAAAACACGATTAACGACAGTAGTTGTAGCAAGTGATGCATTTGATGATATGTAAATAGAAATAGGCGGATTTGAACCCGCAAAAGCTGATGAAATAAAATGAATTGTATATCATATTCCGGataacatatttttattttttttgcaccTGATTATCATAAGCAGCAGTTGTGTGTGGAGCTGTGTTGACTGGTGTATCATATCCAGCAGCTAATGTGTCGTTGTATACGGAATAAGAGGGTACTGATGCACCATATCCAGAATTAGAAGGTGTTGATGACTTATATCCGGAATTTGAGGGTACTGATGTATCATATCCAGAATAAGGAACACGTTGCTGAAAGCTCGTTTGGCGGGAAGGAAATTTGCTGCTGCTGAAAGAAGATGCTCCATTAAGTGGTGGGGGCAGAGGAATCCTCTCCAGACCATTCCCTGTCCGTCGACTGCTTAAGAAACAACTTTACGTTACAAATAAGAAAACTTGTTAACGAAAACACAAAACCGCTCCATAACTACCCCAATATGCCGAGTTCAATAGTTGCCTTGTATTGAGCAGGAATTTCCATCAGTGCTGCAAGAGCAAACTCCGTCTCTTTTCTAGATTGGTCCACAGTTTTTGCCATTATATCTGTAAAATTGACAAACTAAGACGAAAAGACAACAATCTGTTCAGATAAGCATTTTGAAAgaacaaagaaaacaaaaaaaaagcccATAAACCTCAGTGCTATGTACATTTTAAAGCTGCTACTAACCTGGAAGTTATCGAAAGCTCGAGCAGGAATATTATCATCAAATTCTCTCATGACATCCCAAGGCCCATCACCAACCCCAACCAAAATTATCGAAAGGGGGTATTCACTGGAACAAACAAGCGTATAAAATATGGTGTTAAAACTGAAGCAACCAGCTATTCAAAATAGAATGTCAACTAACTTTTACTcccttttcaattttttttattattttttaattttttccatgTTACCTTGCTTTTACAATTGCATCAATTGTGCTCTGCTCCTGGGGACTAAGCCGGCCACTCTGTGTGTCAACGCTCCTAGTAACCTAAGGAAACAACAATAGAGTATAATGTATCGACAAGCTCAACAAGTCGGAACTGTGCTATTGGGAAAATGGCTGATATGGAATTGGCATCTGAAGGACTAGGAAATTTCCAAGTTTAAACTAAGCCATATACATATAAGTCTTCTATTGCAGAAAAAATGGAAAAGACTAAACCATGAAAAGTAAGTGCAATTTTACAAACCACTGACAAGATGCATTTCccatatttttctcaattcttCCAAAGAGAAATAAGGTTTAGCTTATTTGATTTGACTAAAGAAACAGCGGTTAAGATAGACACCGGTCTAGAAACCATTTCTTATCAGCACACAATTTCATTTTCGACACTATTATTCAGTGGGTTCCAAGGCAAAGAATTGTTTGCTCATAAAGTCTTTGTCTGAGGCGTAAAAGAGTTACTACATGCAACCCAACTTCTTCCATGAGGAAAGAAAACTTGTGGACTTCAGATGATAACTCCAAATAGCACTTCATCAATAACAGCTGATCGAATCATCCCCTAAAAAAGCCGACTAGTATGCATTCTATACTTACAGAAATCAAAAGATAAAGGACAATCGTAATGGTGAATTACCTGCCCATCAGCAATTATCAATAGAACATGGTACTGTCCACCACTATTCTCAACAATAGTAATGGCCATCTCAATGGCGGGTGCAAATGACGTTGGTCCTGCCATAAGAAAAAGATAAACAATATAGTTATTGCTATAACATAAAACAATGGAAAAATATAGCAGCTAGACTAAAGAAATCACACCTGCAAGTCGAAGGCTAGGGACAATTTCTCTGTATCGTGTCAGCACCTCCTCGAACCCATTACAAAATCTTTCTTCTGGATAGAAACTAAAGACATCTTGATCATGTGTTGTTGCTGCAAATAATCAATAGAACATATGACCTCCATGTTACAAACATTAGATAACTCTCCACAAAACAGCCAAAAGAAGGCTCCAAATGAAAATACCATCTCCAAATCCATAACAGGGAATTAAGTTATCCTCATCGAATGCAGATAAAGTTCTGCCAATAATTGATATTGCTTGTTCATACGGATTTTGCCCATTGCCAATGTGATGCAAGCTTTTTCGATTGAACGATCTAGCACCGGTCCACTCATTGCTTTTTGTGAAGTCAATGCCAACAATGAGATTAGAAGACTCTAGGCCAGATTGAGCAAGAGCAGCAGTAACCTATAGTCAATGATTTCAATTATTTATTACTACAAATTCATTAACCAACATAACAAATAAACACTTTACCATTAAACATGTTCACACTAAAACTACAGGAAACTGTTAGAAGCCAAAAATAAGTAAAAATCACTTAGAAAGGTCTCAAGTCAAAATACAGCAGTATCAAGttgaaaagaaaaagtaaatatATGATTAGGATTTAAACAGTTCAATAATCATATATTAATTATCATATAGGCAATTATATTCTCAAGATTTGAAGTTAAGAAGTTAATGCTTTTCAAGTTCCTAAAAACTTATTAAGTTGGAAATGTCAAATATGATTGGATAAAAACCTTCTAATATTATTTCATTGGCAGCTAACCACTCACAAGTCACATCATTGTTCCCTCAATTTCAACCACAATAATTCCCCTTATAACGTAATTATACTTAATGATAGCGAAATCTTGGTAATTTACTCAACATCCGACCATCCAATTTTCTTCATGTATGAAATACAAGTTGCCTCTAGGAGCCAAAGAATTTCCGTCCTGTTCAATGCTGTTAAGAATTGGACTGTTTGTAGATTATAATAAGCTTGATATGCTGAATAAGCAATTAGACATGCAAGCATAAGAACAAAATATTAACGTGGTTCGGCTAATTTTAGCTACATCCATGGGCAAGGAGCACATAATTTCATTAGTAATCGGCAAGTTGGTACAACATTAGAGAAACCACATCCTTTACCCAAGTCCTAACTCTCAAATTCCATGAGACCCGATTACATTCAAAGCTCACACTTATGCATATCTCAAGAGCATAAACTCCAAAACTCTGCAAACAACCTAAGTGTCGGTTCTCCTTTTAGTAGCTTCTTTTTGCTGTTTTACTCCTAACGTAGATGTATAGGAGTGTTTAGTTAGGATTGAAAAGAGCTACCAGGAACAACAAACACCAAATAATGAAGAGTAAAAAGCAACAAATGAACCAAACAGGCAGGATTCTAGACATAACAAATACATTCATCCAAGCCTATTAAAATCATATGGTCTTGAAATTCCACCCAATCTCTGTCAGTCATTGACTATTTCTCTTCTGATATGTGGCCCAAAATATGATAGAAACTTAATAGCTTCTTCCAATTCTTTCAAATGTTCACCAAAATATCTTTCTAAACAGTCTCCTAACAGCTGAATTAAGTCACTTAACACTTGTATTATCACCCTTCCAGCAAAAACCAATCCTACCAGCAGATTTCacacagaaaaagaaaaggaaacaaATCACAAGTATACATATAATCATTATCCAACCTGATCCAAGGTCTTATAGTTATCAGCAATCCTTGAGTACTTCCTATCCAACCTCTTCTGCGGCCGAGGCCTTTCTGCTTCATAACCATAAGAGGAAGAAGTAGTAGCAGATGCCTGAGGATGAGTTGGAGTATAATGTGGATTTTGTTGAGGAGCTGGGTGTGGATATGGGGCTGCTTGTGGTGGATATCCATATTGATTCCATGATGATGGGGAATTCGGTGAACCGTAAGATGAAACATGTCTTCCACTTGACCCTTTTGAGCTCTTCCCTCCCATTGTTCTTCCAAAAACTTCAATAATCAAATTCCGTCAACAGCACCTGaaacttgaaaaaaaaatgcCCAAAATTAGAGTATACAAAGATCTTAAGATTCCAATCTGCAGCCTATTTAAACCTTGAATTGAAGAAAATTACAGGGAAATTCCAGAGTCGCCGCGAAAATTGAAAGAAAGACAAAATACAATTGAAAAATGCGGCTGATACTGACCAGTGACCGATTCAAAGATCTCGCCGACCATGGAAACGTTTCTGCAAATTCATGGAAAATCAGTCATAAAAGAAAACAATCAAATGAAGGAAAAACTAAATGGGGTTTGAAAGATAAGCACGCAAAatgattatgattatgattaTGTGTCACTGAAGTGAAAACGAAAGCAACCAATTAAGAAAAGTTTCTACAAAGCAAATACGTAAACTCACAGCGAAAGCAAAAGCCCAAGACTGTTCAAAAGTATTTGTTAGTCAACCCCAATTAGCAATCAATCTACTGTTCCGATTccaaaatttatcaaatattcaaAGAAAAAAGGAACAGTTAGAATAATCCGGCAAATCCCTAAAATCTAGATGCTTTTGACAAAGCTAATAGATAATGATGAAAATATTGAGGATGGCCATTCatctttattcattttaatgctACGGCATTGTTTGGTATtttattgggatagggataaggataaaagttGAGATAGAGACAAAGATAAAttgttgggataaggataaaaatataatggtcgaaaattattattcaatgttttgTATATGAAACagggatagagataaaataatacattttactattttaaccttatttaaactacataacattaatttgagagataagatggacttttccatcccattaaaatcgcaggagcttatcttCTTTATACCACCTCCCTCTTGGATATAGCTTATCCCTAATCtatctcactcttctatctctcaAACAAACACGTAATAatttatctcgtgttttttatccatatctcacctcctatatcccttctaacaacatctcataatataaatataatttaattttatattttttaatacctattaaattttaattaaagttttaaaataattgttgataatttaaaaatagaaatcttaaaaattaataatattttaattaattttaatttttcaatttttttattttaaaattctttaaatattatttgatttagaaatagaaaaataatgtttagacaataaaaattcaaaaatgtgatcaatttaatttttaaatatgtcaattttgaGAATTTGGTGACAAAATTATAAAGTTAAGTACTTTTATGTTGTGAAAGTAAATAAAGTTAAATGGCAGTGGGTGTAATTAtccaaaatataaaacatttgTTTTATAGAGACCCTACGGTGCAGATGATGAGTCATTTGTTAATTGGAAAAATACAGATaagtttttcatggaaatttttggaattttgtaataaattaagaaaacccaatataatttataaatcgTCCTCCATTTTTCAACAGAATTCACATAAAGAAACAAGCTTTTTCCGAGAATATTAGGTAGCCCAGTTTTTAGGTAATCTCAGCGGGAAAATTTATGTTTCTGTCAATTTCCTCATGTTTTTCCCATTTCGTGGAAAATACTCAGTTTCatttcttttaaataatttttttttttcaatttattattttaggTTTATCGGCTATTTAaatttgtctaaattttttttattggcattcctaacatttttttttaaagtgtaacacttttacatatataaataagcATATCAGGGGAGCAAACATTTATTGGTCATCGTGTGGCACTTACTTCTTCCCTGACAGCTAAACCAGTTAAGAGTCACACTTTACAATATCTGCAATAGGCACGTGTACGGGTTAGGCACAAGCCATATATCAATTAGATAAAAGCGACGAGTATCACAGTAACATCACACAGACAATACACATCAGTCACATATAACAGTAAGTAATAGCATACAGAAAGGAACACAGTatatgaataatgcacgtgtgCTTTTATTAATCATAAGACAACCATATTACACCCTCGACATCCTAACACTAGCAATAGGGGGAGACAGAGATATCCTAGGCCAATCCTTACGTCAAGTCCCGGGAAGGATAGTCTCTCTCCCTATAATGTTTCTTATGCCAAGTCTGGACCCTAGAGCAGTGGACGTTACAACATCTCATTCACCACTTCAATGATAATATTACGGATCTGGTATGTTGTATTGTATTTTGTGATGGCTGGATTCTTTGACTGATGGTAAAGGATAATttgaagggtaaattacaaaactaggtcaaatggaaggcccatttacatatttaactcatttactcaacctactacatatctagattgtttttatgtgactttcccataataccctcaatatttacgcgcctCTATCTCCATCTCGTCTAACTTCGCAGATTCGACcatatgtgaagcctgcgaagctaatgt comes from the Euphorbia lathyris chromosome 5, ddEupLath1.1, whole genome shotgun sequence genome and includes:
- the LOC136229170 gene encoding E3 ubiquitin-protein ligase RGLG5; this translates as MGGKSSKGSSGRHVSSYGSPNSPSSWNQYGYPPQAAPYPHPAPQQNPHYTPTHPQASATTSSSYGYEAERPRPQKRLDRKYSRIADNYKTLDQVTAALAQSGLESSNLIVGIDFTKSNEWTGARSFNRKSLHHIGNGQNPYEQAISIIGRTLSAFDEDNLIPCYGFGDATTHDQDVFSFYPEERFCNGFEEVLTRYREIVPSLRLAGPTSFAPAIEMAITIVENSGGQYHVLLIIADGQVTRSVDTQSGRLSPQEQSTIDAIVKASEYPLSIILVGVGDGPWDVMREFDDNIPARAFDNFQFVNFTDIMAKTVDQSRKETEFALAALMEIPAQYKATIELGILGRRTGNGLERIPLPPPLNGASSFSSSKFPSRQTSFQQRVPYSGYDTSVPSNSGYKSSTPSNSGYGASVPSYSVYNDTLAAGYDTPVNTAPHTTAAYDNQVCPICLTNKKNMAFGCGHQTCCECGEDLQLCPICRCSIKTRIKLY